One window of Triticum dicoccoides isolate Atlit2015 ecotype Zavitan chromosome 5A, WEW_v2.0, whole genome shotgun sequence genomic DNA carries:
- the LOC119299466 gene encoding probable L-type lectin-domain containing receptor kinase S.7 → MAPRPPPFYLLAVVFFLLPVQPPPTADAATTVAFSFPSFSLRNLTLLGGASLRSASVSLPPPSSHALFPLPLPFPPNTSFSTSFLFASPASARPASRLSFVLLPDPVAAAEGTGGNRSLPLEVSFDASKNRVHTSSAGKHVGGNSTGAVDLRNGNEVGSWIIYDALRPRLEVFLSHASLRPPTPALVVSNATALAARFAEFMFVGFQVSCSSDNGSTDGGFVIHSWSFQTNGLRAVDLASRPSHSVSDSVRRAPASGDVAVASRKDGHRRRLAMGLGIPLPIVFLGAVMVFVILSMKKWRSRPGGFNGGVRAKAAGHPRQFMYQDLFSATKGFDPSLVVGSGGFGTVYKAVCPRSGVTYAVKRSKQSTESHNEFTAELTIIADLKHPNLVQLRGWCAEKDELLLVYEFMSNGSLDMALHSCSGVHRYPILNWARRYNVAVGIASAVAYLHEEHDKQVIHRDIKCSNILLDSHFNPKLGDFGLARLKDPSTSPRSTLAAGTVGYLAPEYLQMGRATEKSDVYSYGVVLLEICTRRRPIDREAPGSMNMLNVVDWVWNLHSKGRLLDAVDMSLNGEYDTEQMTRLLLLGLSCVNPFSEERPVMRNVLGILEGKSEPLPVPKKKPLLVFVSNAPMDLEGIVSECNQSTVSSDLFELKIDIN, encoded by the coding sequence atggctccaagaccTCCTCCCTTCTACCTCCtcgccgtcgtcttcttcctcctccccgtccAGCCACCGCCCACCGCCGACGCGGCGACCACCGTCGCCTTCTCCTTCCCGTCCTTCTCCCTCCGAAACCTCACCCTCCTCGGCGGGGCCTCGCTCCGCTCCGCCTCCGTgtccctcccgccgccctcctcccacGCCCTCTTCCCGCTCCCTCTCCCGTTTCCCCCTaacacctccttctccacctccttcCTCTTCGCCTCCCCGGCCTCCGCGCGCCCCGCCTCCCGCCtctccttcgtgctcctccccgacccggtcgccgccgccgaggGCACGGGCGGGAACAGGTCTCTCCCGCTCGAGGTGTCGTTCGACGCGTCGAAGAATCGCGTGCACACGTCCTCCGCTGGCAAGCACGTCGGCGGGAACTCCACCGGGGCGGTGGACCTGCGGAACGGCAACGAGGTCGGTTCGTGGATCATCTACGACGCGCTCCGGCCTCGCCTGGAGGTGTTCCTTAGCCACGCGAGTCTGCGGCCGCCGACGCCCGCGCTGGTGGTATCCAACGCCACGGCCCTCGCGGCCCGCTTCGCGGAGTTCATGTTCGTCGGCTTCCAGGTCTCATGCTCGTCCGACAACGGGAGCACCGATGGCGGCTTCGTCATCCACAGCTGGAGCTtccagacgaacgggctgcgcgcCGTCGACCTCGCGTCCAGACCCTCGCACAGCGTGTCCGACAGCGTCCGCAGGGCCCCCGCGTCGGGGGATGTCGCTGTCGCCAGCCGTAAGGATGGGCACCGCAGAAGGCTTGCAATGGGGCTCGGCATTCCTTTGCCCATCGTGTTTCTCGGTGCAGTCATGGTGTTTGTGATATTGTCTATGAAGAAGTGGAGGTCTCGTCCTGGAGGGTTCAACGGCGGCGTCAGAGCAAAAGCAGCGGGCCATCCAAGGCAGTTCATGTACCAAGATCTCTTCTCGGCGACCAAGGGATTTGATCCTTCCCTAGTGGTTGGCAGTGGTGGTTTCGGTACTGTATACAAGGCGGTGTGCCCGCGCTCTGGGGTCACATATGCGGTCAAGCGCTCCAAGCAATCCACGGAGAGCCACAACGAGTTCACCGCCGAGCTTACCATAATCGCTGACCTGAAGCACCCTAATCTGGTTCAGCTGCGAGGGTGGTGCGCGGAGAAGGACGAGCTGCTGCTTGTGTACGAGTTCATGTCAAATGGCAGCCTGGACATGGCTCTCCACTCTTGCTCAGGTGTCCACCGTTATCCCATTCTCAACTGGGCTCGGCGCTACAATGTGGCAGTCGGCATTGCCTCTGCGGTTGCATACCTACATGAAGAACATGACAAGCAGGTGATCCACAGGGATATCAAGTGCAGTAACATACTTCTGGATTCGCATTTCAATCCCAAGTTGGGGGATTTTGGGCTTGCAAGGTTGAAGGATCCTAGTACCAGCCCTCGGTCAACCTTAGCAGCAGGGACTGTTGGTTACCTTGCCCCTGAGTACCTCCAGATGGGAAGAGCCACAGAAAAGAGCGATGTCTACAGCTATGGGGTTGTACTGCTGGAGATCTGCACACGAAGGCGGCCAATAGACCGAGAAGCTCCTGGCAGCATGAACATGCTGAATGTTGTTGATTGGGTTTGGAATTTGCACTCTAAGGGCAGACTTTTAGATGCTGTTGATATGAGCCTGAATGGGGAGTATGACACAGAGCAAATGACGAGGCTGCTTCTTCTAGGTTTGAGCTGTGTGAATCCCTTTTCAGAAGAGAGACCTGTCATGAGGAATGTTCTAGGCATACTGGAGGGCAAGAGTGAGCCACTGCCTGTTCCGAAAAAGAAGCCGCTGCTTGTTTTCGTTTCAAATGCACCTATGGATCTTGAGGGGATAGTTTCTGAGTGCAATCAGAGTACAGTTTCAAGTGATCTCTTTGAGCTGAAAATCGATATAAACTAG